The nucleotide window TGTATATGCTAAGCTAAGATCTTCACATGTTGTTAATGATTTATGTGATGAAACGATGATTTTTCCTGGACGATTACCTTTGTGATATTCTAGCGCTAATTTATGAAATTTTGAACTCATTACATAGTTTTTTAGATTAAATTAATGTTGTCATTATCCAATAATCTTGTTCACATCTTATAATATTTTATATATAATATGTCATAGGATATAAAGATATTAACAATACCTATAATTTAAAGATGAAACATTAGAAAAATCCACGCCTATTAAATCAATAATAATTTGCTAAAAAATTAAGAAATTTTTCTAAACTACCTTGATAAGACGTATAAATCCATGCCATAAGATGGATTTTATAAAATCCCTAACATTAACATATCATTATAACTATGAGCAATATAATAGTTATTTTTAGCAACAAGCTTAAGACCAATACCAAGATATCTAGATCAAAATTCATTACTTATTGTTGGGATACAGTATTTTTACCTGCTTAGGTAAGCTTATTTTTAACAAGAAAAATAAGATTCCTAAGCACTTTCATACTATTTTATTAATGAATAATAAAATATATTAGAATCAAAAATGACAAAATTTCAGTTTCTAGAAAGATAATCTATCCTGGTGGCCAAGTTAGTACCCGTCCGCCCAAACAATGAAGGTGAATATGATAAACTGTTTGTCCACCTTGTTTATTACAATTCATCACCACACGATAACCCTTGTCAGCAAAACCAAGATCTTGAGTAATATCACTTGCTATTAATATTAACTTTCCTAATAACTTCTCATCATTAGTATTATTTAAAGTTTTAATATGTGTTTTTGGAATTACTAAAAAATGGTATGGTGCTCGTGGTTTGATATCATAAAATGCAAGAACATCTTCATCTTCATAGATCTTATTAACTGAAATATCTCCATTAATTATTGTACAAAATAAACAATCAGTCATAGCCCCCCAAATAAAGATTGAAATAAGTAAATTTAAGCGTAATAATGGTAAGTTTACTTCAATCAGTAATCATTAACCTTGCTGATTTAACTATATCTGACATACCTACCTAAAAACACTACAACATTATAAATATACCAGTAATGGATAATTGGAAATCTTTACAAGAGCACTATTGGTATGGCAAAAAAAATCAATAGAAAAAAATACGTTGATAATGATTGTTTCTTCCATCATCAATGGCTGGAATTATATTCCAAATAATAATAAACTCTATATAACTTGTTTAGATTATGATCCATTGTCAATCTGAGCCATAGAGAGTTAACCAAACTTTATGGGTTCAATACCCCCTAAAATCAAGCGTCAAATATTAAAATTTAATTGAAATATTCTTATATATAGCTATTAAATTAAAAACCACTATTCTTAAATATATTAACTCTAATATATTTATATCCGTCATCTTTATAGAGTAACAATACCTAATAATTCTACAAAGTTTACCGATATTGACGCAAATACCGCCAACCAAAAATCTGTTTAGCATAATGCATCAAACGACAACTTGGTAACATTAACCCACCTTTGAGTGTCCGGGATATATACATACCTTTATTATTTGAATCAACAATACACATCAACTCAATCTTAAAGGTATGACTAGTAGGCTTATCATCCAAAACAGCCAGTACATTCTTAGCAGCAGCGACAGCTTGTAAATCTGCCATATGTGCTTGCTTAGGCATCCAATCTGGTCCTGGAAAAGAACCTGAATCTCCTACAACAAATATATTTTCAGCGCCTTTAACTTGACAAAACTTATCCGCTTTAAGTAAACCACCTTTACTACGTTCAAGTTCAGTACTGTCAAACCAATGATTACCAGTCATCCCTGGCATAAATAAAATCAAATCTGCAATAAACTCACCACCCTCAGTAATGACCTTATTAATCTCAAAAGACTTTATTTTATGACCAAGATGAGTTTTAATATTACGCTTTTTCATCTCACTTAGTAAGCTTATCACTGCTTTTTCACCCAAACGAGCGCCTGGTTTCTCTGTAGGAGTAAAAAAAGTTAAATTAAATTTATCACGTCGACCTTCTCGTCGTAATTGTGTATCCAAACCAAACAAAAATTCAAACATCGGACCACCACGTATCGCGCTTAATTCATTAGGATTAGCAGCAAAACCAATAGCAATATTACCACTATCCATAACTTGAATTCTATCACGTATCTGTTCGACAGCACTCACTCCATCACATGGCGTAATAGCATGCTCAATACCAGATAATTTCTTAATAAACCGCCCACCTGATGCTATAATAAGCGCATCATTTTCATACTCACCTACTGAAGTAATCACAGTTCTAGCACGGTTTTCCAAGCCTATGACTTTACCAGAAATATGACGAATATTCATTCGTTTAAAAAAACTATTAAGCGGAATAACAATATCTTTTTTATTAGCTATACCTGATGGTATCCAAATCAAACTTGGCATATAAACAAACTCTGCCTTAGGCGATATTAAGGTAATTTGTGTGTGTTTATCGTTTTTTCTAAGAGTTCTGACAGCTGTTAATCCTGCAAATCCTGACCCAATAATCGTGATTTTATTCATTGTTACTTTCTTCTAATAATTTTTCCAATTCACTTTGTAATTCATCGTATAAATTTTGCAATTCATACAATATGGTTTCGCTAACCATCTCATCAATTGAGACAATTTCACCTTGTACAGAACCAAACATACTATCTTGTTTATATTCGAACTCTATACCCGCCTTTCTTAAATGGTTTTTAAATTTATTTGATAACTTAGCATCAAAAAATATATAATCTAACATATTCATTATTTATTAACAGTTAAAGGTATTTTAATGCTTAACAAAGATACACTGGACACTTTATTTCGTCATGCAAGAAGTCATAATGGCTGGTTGAAGCAAGATGTGTCTAAAACACAATTTCATCAAATTTATGAGTTGATGAAATTTGCTCCTACTGCAACTAACAACTGCCCTGTACGCATTACTTTTATTAAATCACATACCGCTAAACAACGTTTAAAGCCACATCTTAATGAAGGTAATATTGATAAAAGCATGAACGCACCAGCTATTGCTATTATTAGCTATGACACAGAATTTTACAAAAAATTGTCATTTTTATTTCCCCATACTAACGCCAAAAGTTGGTATGAAGGCAAACCTGAAAAAATAAAATTAGCAGGAAGTATAAACGCCACTTTACAAGGTGCTTATTTTATCATGGCAACCCGTGCTATTGGGCTAGATTGTGGGCCAATAGGTGGATTCAATAAAGAAACCCTAGACGATGATTTTTTTACAGATGGTAAAACAAAATCTATTTTCTTATGTGGAATTGGCCATGGTGATCATAATAAAATTTTCCCGAGATTGCCACGTTTAAGTTTTGACGAAGCATGCAAAATTATTTAAACACTCTTTACTCCATACAATAGAGTAACATTTTATGTTATTTACAAAAAAATTTAGTAAATTCTTAAAAAGAATAATTATGTATACAACTTATAAGTCTTTATAAAGTGTATCATCTAACGTTAATTCAGACTCAACAAAAAATAACATAGTAAACTAATTTAGTTTACTAAATGTTATACATTTCTAAAATATAATACAAAATTATACCTTCAGATGATCTAGATGGGCCTAATACTTTTGCAGCATACAGATTCTTACTAGAATCCGATTTTTCTATAGCGACATCTAAATCTTTAACCACTTCCACATTATTAGCTGGTACACGTTCACGCTTAATTCTTGGAATTCTAATCACAGCAAATACTTCCTTAACAATGTTAATACTTGGATGTGGGTCTATTGAATAACCCTTCATGATGTTTACTCTCAATTATAATTTTTTAGCGCCGCAATCTTGATTAGCAGGTACTGCAACATGGATTTTCTTAGGTAAATCCAATTTAATTTTATTTACTCTAGAAACAAATATTTGTTTATCTACATTTAAACCAATCATCTCGTTGAATTGTTTTTCTTCCCAGATTGAACTCATCGTTCTTCCTTCGTAATCATGAGCAGGATAAACTAAGGTTTCATCAGGTAAGGTAAATATTTTTTGAATAGAATCATATAATTTTTCCGCCGAACCGCCTTGAAAATCACATCTACCACAACTTCTAATCAATAATGTATCGCCTGTAAAAACCTGATTACCTACCACGTAAGACATACAACCATTCGTATGCCCTGGAGTTGTCATAGCACTCAAAGTATAAACACCAAATGATAAAATATCACCATCATTAAGCAAAATATCCGCACACATAATCTCGTTAACCGAACCTAGTACGATTTTAGCCTGAGTAAAGTACCGCTTTAGAAGATAAGAACTAGTAATGTGATCAGCATGCACGTGTGTTTCAATAATATATTTAAGATTCAGGCCCAACTCTCTAATAAAGGCAATATCTCTTTGCATGGTTTCATCCACTGCATCAATGATAATAGCATCCAAAGTTTTCATATCGGCCAAAAGGTATGTGTAAGTTGAACTAGTTTTCTCAAATAAAGGACGTAATAATAAACTCATGGTAATACCTTTTTAAATTGTTTAATAATAACACTAGTAAGCACCAGACTTAATATAAGTTCTAAAAAATCAAACTCTGCTACTACTAGTGAGACTGTAAAGACTACTTACTCTATAGCAGGAGACCACCTGGCAAAATTAAACATCCTTGATCCTTTAAAAGCTCCAATCGCTTAATTCCTTAATATTTTGTAAAATAATAGCATATATATAACTTTTTTTCAAATTTTTTCCAT belongs to Candidatus Vesicomyosocius okutanii and includes:
- a CDS encoding MBL fold metallo-hydrolase; the protein is MSLLLRPLFEKTSSTYTYLLADMKTLDAIIIDAVDETMQRDIAFIRELGLNLKYIIETHVHADHITSSYLLKRYFTQAKIVLGSVNEIMCADILLNDGDILSFGVYTLSAMTTPGHTNGCMSYVVGNQVFTGDTLLIRSCGRCDFQGGSAEKLYDSIQKIFTLPDETLVYPAHDYEGRTMSSIWEEKQFNEMIGLNVDKQIFVSRVNKIKLDLPKKIHVAVPANQDCGAKKL
- a CDS encoding histidine triad nucleotide-binding protein, which gives rise to MTDCLFCTIINGDISVNKIYEDEDVLAFYDIKPRAPYHFLVIPKTHIKTLNNTNDEKLLGKLILIASDITQDLGFADKGYRVVMNCNKQGGQTVYHIHLHCLGGRVLTWPPG
- a CDS encoding NAD(P)/FAD-dependent oxidoreductase, which translates into the protein MNKITIIGSGFAGLTAVRTLRKNDKHTQITLISPKAEFVYMPSLIWIPSGIANKKDIVIPLNSFFKRMNIRHISGKVIGLENRARTVITSVGEYENDALIIASGGRFIKKLSGIEHAITPCDGVSAVEQIRDRIQVMDSGNIAIGFAANPNELSAIRGGPMFEFLFGLDTQLRREGRRDKFNLTFFTPTEKPGARLGEKAVISLLSEMKKRNIKTHLGHKIKSFEINKVITEGGEFIADLILFMPGMTGNHWFDSTELERSKGGLLKADKFCQVKGAENIFVVGDSGSFPGPDWMPKQAHMADLQAVAAAKNVLAVLDDKPTSHTFKIELMCIVDSNNKGMYISRTLKGGLMLPSCRLMHYAKQIFGWRYLRQYR
- a CDS encoding malonic semialdehyde reductase, with product MLNKDTLDTLFRHARSHNGWLKQDVSKTQFHQIYELMKFAPTATNNCPVRITFIKSHTAKQRLKPHLNEGNIDKSMNAPAIAIISYDTEFYKKLSFLFPHTNAKSWYEGKPEKIKLAGSINATLQGAYFIMATRAIGLDCGPIGGFNKETLDDDFFTDGKTKSIFLCGIGHGDHNKIFPRLPRLSFDEACKII